One Drosophila santomea strain STO CAGO 1482 chromosome X, Prin_Dsan_1.1, whole genome shotgun sequence DNA segment encodes these proteins:
- the LOC120455992 gene encoding uncharacterized protein LOC120455992 yields the protein MFLENRKTWASFWGQYNAKTIGEPEEERLHNRVELISSRRSTQTLLRILTFAKGRAEEEASEAKKVSQNFYGGHDTLAVVGPHHYKNPLLAEIPFPTLRCGGCHCYFICLCAH from the exons ATGTTTTTGGAAAACAGGAAAACCTGGGCAAGTTTTTGGGGGCAGTACAACGCAAAGACGATTGGGGAGCCCGAGGAAGAG AGGCTGCACAATCGAGTTGAGCTCATATCAAGTCGCCGATCGACTCAAACTTTGCTTAGA ATTTTGACTTTCGCGAAGGGAAGAGCTGAAGAAGAGGCATCCGAGGCGAAAAAAGTGTCACAAAACTTTTATGGTGGCCATGACACGTTGGCGGTTGTTGGGCCCCACCACTACAAAAACCCCCTTTTGGCGGAAATCCCCTTCCCGACCCTTCGTTGCGGTGGCTGCCACTGCTACTTCATTTGCCTGTGCGCTCATTAA